The Nitrospirota bacterium genome has a segment encoding these proteins:
- the metG gene encoding methionine--tRNA ligase yields MSKKFYITTPIYYVNDVPHIGHAYTTIAADTLARYHRLLGEPVFFLTGTDEHGQKVEKAAIERGLTPKAHTDSMTVNFRRLWQKLEITNDAFIRTTDPEHIAVVQELLQKLYDKGEIERRTYEGWYCTPDERFWTEKEIVEGRCPDCGRPVERISEDNYFFLMSRYQGRLIAHIESNPSYIRPESRRNEVLGFLKSQTLGDLCISRPKARLSWGIELPFDRDFVTYVWFDALVNYFSATRYLSPPAEGSADPAKREAFWWPAEHHLVGKDILTTHSVYWSTMLMALGLRLPGSIFAHGWWTQDGKKMSKSLGNVIDPNRVVDAYGADAFRYFVLREVPFGLDGDFSMATFVTRFNTELANDLGNLLSRVLTMIGKYFDGRIPNAGTGQPLDGELRDSAAAIPARIAEDLGALAFMKYLQDAWALVSRANRYVEENAPWTLAKNRDLDRLGTVLYNLSESLRLIALYLYPVMPSTSQKVWDALGLDGRLAACRMADECQWGKLAAGIPVRPGAQLFPRIETEKQNDRRSARIDDDRKQEGKKRMDTGSAAPQPTPPRPDLIGIEDFMKADLRVGRIVSAERVEKSEKLVRLRVDIGTETRQVVAGIGKSYAPEELLGKSVVIVANLKPAKLMGIESQGMLLAASSGDLLAVATFDRETKPGSRVK; encoded by the coding sequence ATGTCGAAAAAATTCTACATCACGACGCCCATCTACTACGTCAATGACGTGCCGCACATCGGCCACGCCTACACGACGATCGCCGCCGACACCCTCGCGCGGTATCACCGTCTGCTCGGGGAGCCGGTCTTCTTCCTGACGGGGACCGATGAGCACGGCCAGAAGGTGGAGAAAGCGGCTATAGAACGGGGGCTGACGCCGAAGGCCCATACGGACAGCATGACGGTGAACTTCCGGCGCCTCTGGCAGAAGCTGGAGATCACGAACGACGCCTTCATCCGCACAACCGACCCGGAGCACATCGCGGTTGTGCAGGAGCTGCTGCAGAAGCTCTATGACAAGGGCGAGATCGAGCGGAGGACCTACGAGGGCTGGTACTGCACGCCCGACGAGCGGTTCTGGACCGAAAAGGAGATCGTGGAAGGCAGGTGTCCCGATTGCGGCAGGCCCGTGGAGCGGATCTCGGAGGACAACTATTTCTTCCTCATGAGCAGGTATCAGGGACGTCTGATCGCCCATATCGAGTCCAACCCGAGCTATATCCGGCCCGAGAGCAGGCGGAACGAGGTGCTCGGGTTTCTGAAGTCGCAGACGCTCGGAGACCTGTGCATCTCCCGCCCCAAGGCGAGGCTGTCCTGGGGCATCGAGCTGCCCTTTGACCGCGATTTCGTGACCTATGTCTGGTTCGACGCGCTGGTGAACTACTTTTCGGCCACGCGCTACCTGAGCCCGCCTGCTGAAGGCTCCGCCGATCCTGCGAAGCGAGAGGCCTTCTGGTGGCCCGCGGAGCACCATCTCGTCGGCAAGGACATCCTGACCACGCACAGCGTCTACTGGTCCACGATGCTCATGGCGCTCGGGCTGCGGCTTCCGGGCAGCATTTTCGCCCACGGGTGGTGGACCCAGGACGGCAAAAAGATGTCGAAGTCGCTCGGAAATGTCATCGACCCGAACCGGGTCGTGGATGCCTACGGCGCCGACGCCTTCCGGTACTTCGTGCTGCGCGAGGTGCCCTTCGGGCTGGACGGTGACTTCTCGATGGCGACCTTTGTCACGCGCTTCAACACGGAGCTCGCGAACGACCTGGGGAACCTGCTTTCCCGCGTTCTGACCATGATCGGCAAATACTTCGACGGGAGGATCCCGAACGCGGGAACCGGTCAGCCTCTTGACGGGGAGCTGCGCGACAGCGCCGCCGCGATCCCGGCAAGGATCGCCGAAGACCTTGGCGCGCTCGCCTTCATGAAGTACCTGCAGGACGCCTGGGCGCTCGTCAGCCGCGCGAACCGCTACGTGGAGGAAAACGCGCCCTGGACCCTGGCAAAGAACAGGGATCTGGACCGTCTGGGGACCGTTCTCTACAATCTTTCCGAGTCGCTCCGGCTGATCGCCCTCTACCTCTATCCGGTCATGCCGTCGACGTCCCAGAAGGTGTGGGACGCACTCGGACTCGATGGGCGGCTGGCCGCTTGCCGCATGGCCGATGAATGCCAATGGGGGAAACTGGCGGCCGGCATACCGGTCCGGCCCGGCGCGCAGCTTTTCCCGCGGATCGAAACGGAAAAACAGAATGACCGCAGATCAGCACGAATTGACGATGACAGGAAGCAAGAAGGGAAGAAAAGAATGGACACAGGATCAGCAGCGCCGCAGCCGACGCCGCCAAGACCGGATTTGATCGGGATCGAGGACTTCATGAAAGCCGACCTGCGCGTCGGCAGGATCGTCTCGGCCGAGAGGGTCGAAAAGTCGGAGAAGCTCGTGAGGCTCAGGGTCGATATCGGCACGGAAACACGCCAGGTCGTTGCCGGCATCGGCAAGAGCTATGCTCCGGAAGAGTTGCTGGGAAAGTCCGTCGTGATCGTCGCGAACTTGAAACCCGCCAAGCTCATGGGCATCGAGTCCCAGGGCATGCTGCTGGCCGCGAGCAGCGGCGACCTGCTCGCCGTGGCCACCTTCGACCGGGAAACAAAGCCGGGGTCACGAGTAAAATAA
- the ricT gene encoding regulatory iron-sulfur-containing complex subunit RicT produces MTEKTEDKTIRIAGVRFRENWKVYDFDATDVAVAVGDRVIVDSERGPGIASVVRIRRTEAPASPEPAASAPASVFKMEIPEGIEIEIDGEEDAAIASSKAPDGKATRKVLRKATEADIAREQKNREREAEAFTMAQDMIAERELPMKLIRVEYSFDASRATFYFVSENRVDFRELVKDLAYKLKSRIEMRQIGVRDVARMIGGFGPCGRELCCSSFLKNFEPVSIRMAKKQEMVLNPAKISGVCGRLLCCLSYEYEMYEAIKKDAADLRQSALKDKKEEEDRRLAEERTEAAAQRTAEEKKRQEERRPQEQRREAQREGGQKAGGRPEKKKYQEKEKKAQAGQGDQARQRQQQPKQERQQKQQQKQQRQQQQPQPQQQQDQKTEQLQQEGEKSGKRKRRRFWRKKNKKQGPGDNRPPQGPVGS; encoded by the coding sequence ATGACCGAAAAGACTGAAGATAAGACGATACGAATTGCCGGGGTCCGTTTCCGGGAGAACTGGAAAGTGTACGACTTCGACGCGACCGACGTTGCCGTAGCCGTGGGTGACCGGGTCATTGTCGACTCCGAGCGGGGACCGGGGATTGCCTCGGTCGTGCGCATCAGGAGAACGGAGGCCCCCGCTTCCCCTGAGCCGGCCGCCTCAGCGCCGGCCTCCGTGTTCAAGATGGAGATTCCCGAGGGGATCGAGATCGAGATTGATGGGGAAGAGGACGCCGCCATTGCATCTTCCAAGGCGCCGGACGGCAAGGCAACGCGTAAGGTGCTTCGCAAGGCAACGGAAGCCGACATAGCCCGGGAGCAGAAGAACCGCGAGCGGGAGGCCGAGGCCTTCACCATGGCCCAGGACATGATCGCGGAACGGGAGCTCCCGATGAAGCTGATCCGCGTCGAGTATTCCTTCGACGCCTCCCGGGCCACCTTCTATTTCGTCTCGGAAAACCGGGTCGATTTCCGCGAACTGGTGAAAGACCTGGCCTACAAGCTCAAGAGCAGGATCGAGATGCGCCAGATCGGCGTCCGCGATGTGGCGCGCATGATAGGCGGGTTCGGCCCCTGCGGGCGGGAGCTTTGCTGCTCCTCGTTTCTGAAAAACTTCGAGCCCGTCTCCATCAGGATGGCCAAGAAGCAGGAGATGGTGCTGAACCCGGCCAAGATCTCGGGGGTCTGCGGCAGGCTGCTGTGCTGTCTTTCCTACGAATACGAGATGTACGAAGCGATCAAGAAGGACGCGGCGGACCTGCGCCAGTCGGCCCTGAAGGACAAAAAGGAGGAAGAGGACCGCCGCCTTGCCGAGGAGCGAACGGAGGCTGCGGCCCAGCGGACCGCCGAGGAGAAGAAACGGCAGGAAGAGCGCCGGCCTCAGGAGCAGCGGAGAGAAGCGCAGCGGGAAGGGGGCCAGAAGGCCGGGGGCCGGCCCGAGAAGAAGAAGTACCAGGAAAAGGAAAAGAAAGCCCAGGCAGGCCAGGGCGATCAGGCGCGACAGCGGCAACAGCAGCCGAAACAGGAACGGCAGCAGAAACAGCAGCAGAAACAGCAGAGACAGCAACAGCAGCCGCAGCCACAACAGCAGCAGGACCAGAAGACTGAACAGCTCCAACAGGAAGGCGAGAAGTCAGGCAAGAGAAAAAGGCGCAGGTTCTGGCGCAAAAAGAATAAGAAACAGGGGCCGGGAGACAACAGGCCGCCTCAGGGGCCAGTCGGTTCCTGA
- the holB gene encoding DNA polymerase III subunit delta', whose translation MMFATIIGHERPINILTRALANNTLAHAYIFSGQAGIGKKLAAFALAAAVNCRKAGPRTGCGECPSCRKIASGGHPDVHLVESGGEEIKIDRIRELQSDLALKPFEGEKKILIIDGAEEMNAASANAFLKTLEEPPGDALIILVTSMPQGLLPTIRSRCQEIRFLPLSRQTLAHALIERRGLSEEDAWLLAALAQGSMGRGLEMDLEQEKAAREEAALLWTGLAQTSPVELLSRAETLAKDREGLERMIDMGIEQLRDALVLRETGDERLLVNVRGKILYEQRAEQFPLQRMFLDMDLLTGSRVLLDRRVSAQLVVENLFMKLGR comes from the coding sequence ATGATGTTTGCGACGATCATCGGCCATGAGCGGCCGATAAACATCCTCACGCGGGCCCTGGCGAACAATACGCTTGCCCACGCCTATATCTTTTCCGGTCAGGCGGGCATCGGCAAGAAGCTGGCGGCCTTCGCACTGGCGGCGGCTGTGAACTGCCGGAAGGCGGGTCCCCGAACCGGTTGCGGGGAGTGCCCTTCGTGCCGCAAGATCGCGTCCGGCGGACATCCTGACGTTCACCTGGTGGAGTCGGGAGGCGAGGAGATCAAGATCGACCGCATCCGCGAACTGCAGTCGGACCTTGCGCTCAAGCCTTTCGAAGGCGAGAAAAAAATACTGATCATCGACGGCGCCGAGGAGATGAACGCCGCGTCGGCCAACGCCTTCCTCAAGACGCTCGAGGAGCCGCCGGGAGATGCGCTGATCATCCTCGTCACGTCGATGCCGCAGGGCCTGCTCCCGACGATCCGCTCGCGGTGCCAGGAGATCCGTTTCCTGCCTCTTTCCCGGCAGACGCTGGCCCATGCCCTGATCGAACGGCGCGGGCTCTCCGAAGAGGATGCCTGGCTCCTCGCGGCGCTTGCACAGGGCAGCATGGGGCGCGGGCTGGAGATGGACCTGGAGCAGGAGAAGGCAGCCCGGGAGGAAGCGGCCCTGTTGTGGACCGGCCTGGCTCAGACGAGTCCTGTCGAGCTGTTGTCCCGGGCCGAAACGCTTGCCAAGGACCGGGAGGGGCTCGAACGGATGATCGACATGGGGATCGAGCAGCTCCGGGACGCCCTGGTGCTGCGCGAAACGGGCGACGAAAGGCTTCTCGTGAATGTCCGGGGAAAGATACTTTACGAACAAAGGGCGGAACAGTTCCCGCTGCAGCGGATGTTCCTGGACATGGACCTCTTGACGGGAAGCCGCGTCCTGCTCGATCGCCGGGTGAGCGCGCAGCTCGTCGTTGAGAACCTCTTCATGAAGCTGGGCCGGTGA
- the tmk gene encoding dTMP kinase — protein MKGIFITFEGIEGSGKSTQIVLLANYLTAHKRSVTLTREPGGTAIGDQVRRILLDPSNTMLVPRAELLLYAAARAQHLEELIRPELEAGKTVLCDRFSDATLAYQGYGRGLDPELIQGLDRIVSEGVTPDLTILLDIDPVAGLSRARGRNSSRGLESEARFENEAIAFHERVRQGYLTRAKQEPGRFRLIDASQTPDEIQNKVRKIADDALRLRSV, from the coding sequence ATGAAGGGCATATTCATCACCTTCGAGGGGATCGAGGGCTCCGGAAAGTCCACCCAGATCGTCCTGCTCGCAAACTATCTTACCGCGCACAAAAGGTCCGTGACGCTCACCCGGGAGCCGGGCGGAACGGCAATCGGCGATCAGGTGAGAAGGATCCTGCTTGATCCGTCCAATACCATGCTTGTGCCGCGGGCGGAGCTGCTGCTCTATGCGGCGGCGCGTGCGCAACATCTGGAGGAACTGATCAGGCCGGAACTGGAGGCTGGGAAGACGGTCCTGTGCGACCGGTTCTCCGATGCGACGCTCGCCTATCAGGGGTACGGCCGGGGACTGGACCCGGAATTGATCCAGGGGCTCGACCGCATCGTGTCGGAAGGCGTAACGCCTGATCTCACGATCCTGCTCGACATCGACCCGGTCGCTGGACTCTCACGGGCTCGGGGGCGTAACAGCAGCCGCGGGCTCGAGTCGGAGGCGCGGTTCGAAAATGAGGCCATCGCGTTTCATGAGCGCGTCCGGCAGGGGTACCTCACCCGGGCAAAACAGGAGCCTGGCCGTTTTCGCCTGATCGACGCATCACAGACGCCTGATGAGATCCAGAACAAGGTGCGGAAGATCGCGGACGATGCGTTGCGCCTTCGAAGCGTGTAG